In the genome of Mauremys mutica isolate MM-2020 ecotype Southern chromosome 8, ASM2049712v1, whole genome shotgun sequence, one region contains:
- the SLC26A2 gene encoding sulfate transporter — translation MAAEVELNHVQSASEMAEGEDDEHIFQPTMFLEPQETSIDMKALLVKKVKKTCSCTPAKVKDLIFSFLPVLQWLPKYKLREYVLGDIMSGVIVAILLVPQSIAYSLLAGQEPIYGLYTSFFASIIYFLFGTSRHISVGIFGVLCLMVGQVVDREVQRAGYDIEPSVHSGLQREMVIYVNTTTLAVNQTSQALLCDRSCYAITVGATVTFIAGVYQVAMGFFQVGFVSVYLSDSLLGGFVTGASFTILTSQAKYLLGLDIPRSNGIGSLITTWINIFKNIHKTNICDLITSFLCLLVLIPTKELNEHFKSRLKAPIPIELVVVVAATLASHFGKLKENYGSSVAGHIPTGFLPPQPPKWDLIPSVAMDAVAIAIIGFAITVSLSEMFAKKHGYTVKANQEMYAIGFCNIIPSFFHCFTTSAALAKTLVKESTGCRTQISGVVTALVILLVLLLIAPLFYSLQKCVLGVITIVNLRGALRKFRDLPKMWHLSKVDTVIWLVTMAASALLSTEIGLLIGVCFSMLCVIVRTQRPEAPLLGWVVETEMYESLSAYKNLKTKPGVVIFRFEAPLYYINKECFKSTLYKQTGVNPAWVKAAKKKQAKRMLKEKMVNSGGSQADVTKPLVFHTLVIDCCAIQFLDTAGIHTLKEICKDYGEIGIQVLLAQCNASVRSSLHRGEYFKKEEQNLLFHSVHQAVDFALGAHKQNGCRESNNCV, via the exons ATGGCAGCAGAAGTGGAACTCAACCACGTCCAATCAGCATCTGAAATGGCAGAGGGAGAGGATGACGAACACATTTTTCAACCCACGATGTTCCTGGAGCCTCAAGAGACGAGCATTGATATGAAGGCACTTCTGGTCAAGAAAGTGAAGAAAACTTGCAGCTGCACCCCAGCCAAAGTTAAAGACCTGATTTTCAGTTTTCTCCCTGTCTTGCAGTGGCTCCCCAAATATAAACTGAGGGAGTACGTCCTGGGAGATATAATGTCCGGGGTGATAGTGGCCATCCTGCTGGTCCCACAGTCCATTGCCTATTCCCTGTTGGCCGGCCAGGAACCTATATATGGTCTTTACACGTCCTTTTTTGCCAGCATTATTTATTTCCTATTTGGTACCTCTCGTCACATATCAGTTGGTATTTTTGGTGTGCTTTGCCTGATGGTGGGACAGGTGGTGGATCGTGAGGTACAGAGAGCTGGGTATGACATAGAGCCCAGTGTTCATAGtggccttcagagagagatggtcaTTTATGTAAATACCACCACTTTGGCTGTGAACCAGACATCACAAGCGCTGTTATGTGATAGAAGTTGCTATGCAATTACTGTGGGAGCCACGGTGACCTTCATAGCTGGAGTTTATCAG GTTGCTATGGGCTTCTTTCAGGTGGGCTTTGTCTCAGTGTACCTCTCTGATTCCTTACTCGGCGGATTCGTCACAGGTGCCTCCTTTACTATCCTAACATCCCAAGCGAAGTATCTCCTGGGCCTGGACATTCCACGCAGCAATGGCATTGGCTCCCTCATAACCACTTGGATAAACATCTTCAAAAACATCCACAAGACCAACATCTGCGACCTCATCACCAGCTTCTTGTGTCTCCTTGTCCTCATCCCAACCAAAGAGCTGAATGAGCATTTTAAATCCAGGCTCAAGGCCCCCATACCTATTGAACTGGTCGTGGTTGTGGCAGCTACGCTGGCATCTCACTTTGGGAAGCTGAAGGAGAATTATGGCTCCAGTGTTGCTGGACACATTCCAACTGGgttcctgccaccccagccaccCAAATGGGATCTGATTCCTAGTGTGGCGATGGATGCTGTTGCCATAGCCATTATTGGCTTCGCTATCACTGTATCCCTCTCAGAGATGTTCGCCAAGAAGCATGGTTACACAGTTAAGGCCAATCAGGAAATGTACGCCATTGGCTTTTGCAACATTATTCCCTCTTTCTTCCATTGCTTCACAACTAGTGCAGCTCTTGCCAAGACTCTTGTCAAAGAGTCAACGGGTTGCAGAACTCAGATCTCTGGGGTGGTGACCGCGTTGGTCATCCTATTAGTTCTGCTTTTGATTGCACCTCTCTTCTACTCCCTTCAGAAGTGTGTCCTGGGGGTCATAACCATTGTGAACCTCAGAGGAGCCCTGCGGAAGTTCAGGGATCTGCCCAAAATGTGGCATCTGAGCAAAGTGGACACAGTGATCTGGTTAGTTACAATGGCTGCTTCGGCACTGCTAAGTACTGAAATTGGCCTGCTGATTGGTGTCTGCTTCTCAATGCTGTGCGTCATTGTGAGAACTCAGAGACCAGAGGCACCATTGCTCGGCTGGGTGGTAGAGACTGAAATGTATGAATCCCTGTCTGCCTACAAAAACCTGAAGACTAAGCCAGGCGTCGTGATTTTCCGTTTCGAAGCGCCTCTCTACTATATCAACAAAGAATGCTTTAAATCCACTCTGTATAAGCAGACTGGAGTCAACCCAGCCTGGGTGAAGGCAGCCAAGAAAAAGCAAGCAAAGCGAATGCTTAAAGAGAAAATGGTGAATTCTGGTGGCAGCCAGGCCGACGTCACCAAGCCACTGGTGTTTCACACCCTAGTGATTGACTGCTGTGCAATACAGTTCTTGGACACAGCTGGAATCCACACGCTTAAAGAGATCTGCAAAGATTATGGGGAGATAGGCATCCAGGTGCTGCTGGCCCAGTGCAATGCCTCTGTGAGGAGTTCCCTGCACCGGGGAGAGTACTTTAAAAAAGAGGAACAGAACCTCCTCTTCCACAGTGTGCACCAGGCTGTGGACTTTGCATTGGGTGCACATAAGCAAAATGGGTGCCGGGAAAGCAACAATTGTGTGTAG